The proteins below come from a single Bombus pyrosoma isolate SC7728 linkage group LG10, ASM1482585v1, whole genome shotgun sequence genomic window:
- the LOC122571737 gene encoding uncharacterized protein LOC122571737 codes for MREANIEVQRRFSQIGKHGEATAASRSPMTQVLTGHGVFGEYLKKIGRETTDICHHCGEDRDTAQHTLEACSAWELSRYTLRQVIGERLTSSAIIVAMLSGPQEYEAVCLFCERVMLAKERAEKILKKHQFCVPS; via the exons ATGAGGGAGGCGAACATCGAGGTGCAGAGGCGTTTCTCCCAAATTGGGAAACATGGAGAAGCCACCGCGGCCTCCCGCTCACCGATGACCCAGGTGCTCACGGGACACGGCGTGTTCGGGGAGTACCTGAAGAAAATCGGACGGGAGACGACGGACATCTGTCACCACTGCGGGGAAGACAGGGACACGGCGCAGCATACGCTGGAGGCCTGCTCGGCATGGGAGCTGTCCCGCTACACCCTGCGGCAAGTCATAGGCGAGAGGCTGACCTCCTCAGCGATTATAGTAGCGATGCTGAGCGGGCCACAGGAATATGAAGCTGTCTGCCTCTTCTGCGAGCGAGTTATGCTCGCAAAGGAGCGAGCAGAAAag ATATTGAAGAAGCATCAGTTTTGTGTGCCttcctaa